GTCCTCTTTCTCTCCCTTAGAAACGAAAAAATTGTGTCTTGGACTGCCTTGCCTAGGTGGCGTTGTGAATATGAAGCCCATCGGTACAATTTCGTACGCAACCGAGTAACCTTTTTAGACGAAATTTATCCATGGCTCCGAGTGTTGACCAAATGCCAATTGACGACGAGGCCGAGAATGCTGAACTTCAGGAGCAAGTGAAGTTGGCAGAGACGCAGATCGTTGAGCAGTCGAAGCGGATTGAGTATTACCTGACAGACTATTCGGTTGAGTTGTTGGCGATGAAGATGGGGAATGGACAATTTGTGATTCCGTCATACCAACGAGACGATACGTGGGAAGACGATCGGAAATCGAGGTTCATCGAGTCTCTGCTAATGGGACTTCCCATTCCGTTCCTGTTCTTTTGGGAAAAAAGTGACGGCAGGCTCGAAGTCGTCGATGGATCGCAGCGTCTGCGGACGATCGCACAATTCTTGAATGGTGAACTTGAGATCGGTGAGCTGACGCAGCTCACTGAATTGACGGGACTGCGGTTTCAAGACTTGCCAGAGTCTCGCCAACTCAAAATCAAGAACCGGAGCATCCGAGGAATCATCTTGAATGAGCACGCTGACGAGCAGGCGCGGTTTGACATCTTCGAACGAATTAACACTGGGAGCAAGATCGCCAACAAGGCGGAAGTTCGACGCGGAGCTCTGGCGGGACCGTTCTTGGAGTTGGTTATCGAGCTTGCCCAAGATGACCTTTTTGTAAAACTGGCTCCAGTACCTCAAATGGGCGTAAGCCTTCGTAAGCGAGAAGAAATGGTGACTCGCTTCTTCGCGTACTCAGACTTGTATGCGAGTGGCTTCACGGACTACAACGACCGCCCTGCAGAGTATCTATTTGAGTACGCCAAGGGAAAGAATGAAGAGTTGCAAGACAAGAAACGCGTGAAGGCTTTCAAGAAACGTTTCAATGAGACAATGAAATTTATTGACAAGACGTTTCCGTACGGATTTCGGAAATCTGCAACGGCCACCCAAACGTACTACACGCGATTTGAGTCGATCGCGGTCGGTAGCTTCTTGGCGATAAGCAAAAAACCTGAACTGAAGAAGGCTCCACCTGACGTTGGCTGTTGGATTACCGGTGATCAATTCAAAGAATATAGCAAGTCAGGAAGCTCAAACGTTAAGCGTCGTATGAAAGATCGATTTGAATTTGTTCGTGACAAGCTCACGGAGGGCTAGCATGGACACCACGCAATTCGAAGACCGAGTTGTCGAAATTGAAAGCTACATAGACCTGCTAAAGGTAGTGGAGTCCGCGGCTCAGTCTGGACCACCTGAAATCGGGAATTCGGCAATAACGACATGTCAACAACGAATGTTGTATTCGTCAGTCTACTTACATCTCTACAACCTTGTTGAAGCGACGGCGACTTGGTGTACGTCTGCGGTTACTGAAGCAACCGCAGCTGGGCAGGCGTGGAAACTCGAACAGCTCGACTCGGCCGTTCGGCGAGAGTGGCTTCGGACAAACCTCAGAACGCATACACAATTGAATCCAAGCAACCGGCTAAGCACCTCGTTTGTAGTTTGCGAGAGCATTCTCAATGGTGCTCCGATTGAAGAATGGGGCATCGAACGAGGGGGCGGAGGGAACTGGGACGATGGAGCGATCGAGAACATCAGCGAGAGAGTTGGCTGTGTCTTGAAAATTGCAACAGCAACGAAGTCTGCCGCGAAACGCCCATTTCGAGACGACAAGAATGCATTCCAATACGTAAAGGAGCTTCGCAACAAACTGGCTCACGGATCGATCTCTTTTGAGCAGTCAGGCGAAAACGTCACCGTTCAGGACTTAGTTGACCTGAAGAATCGAACGGTCAACTATCTCCGCGAGGTCTTGCAATCATTTGAGAACTACGTTGCGAGCCATATGTATTTGGAATCAGGGGCGAGGCATAGTTTGGCGGGGTCGCCGTGATTACGTGCGTGGATCTGTTCTGCGGTGTTGGAGGCCTGACTCATGGGTTGGCCAAAGCCGGCATTGATGTGGTTGCCGGCTTCGACACTGATGCGCTATGCGAGTACGCGTATGAGTCCAACAACGACGCCACGTTCGTTCGCGAAGATGTCGGGGCGTTGGTTGGTAAGGACATACGTGCATTGTGGGACAAAGACACTACGACACTTTTGGCTGGCTGTGCGCCGTGTCAGCCGTTCTCAACATATAGTCGAGCCAGCCGCAAAGACAAACCTGACGAGAAATGGGAGCTGGTCCGCCACTTCTCTCGACTAGTTGGAGAAGCGAAGCCCGATTTAGTGACGATGGAAAACGTTGCACAGATCGTTAGGCATGATGTCTTTCAAGAGTTCCTAGAATCATTGGCTGGCTACTCGATTTGGCACTCAGTTGTCGAATGCCGTGCATTCGGGGTCCCGCAAACGCGGAAACGCCTCGTCCTATTGGCTTCAAAGCTGGGGCCAATAAAGATGTCTCGTCCCAATCCCTCGGCAGGGAAAGCGACCGTCGCAACCGCGATATCTAGGCTCCCGCAGTTGGCAGCAGGAGAGAGCGACTGCAAAGACCCGTTGCATCATGCCTGCAACCTTTCCGCTATCAACCTGAAGCGAATTCGTGCGTCGCAACCAGGTGGCACGTGGAGAGATTGGCCTGTTTCACTGCGGGCTAACTGCCATAAGCAAGAAGCTGGCGAAACCTACCCCAGCGTTTACGGCAGGATGCAATGGGATGAACCAGCCCCCACGATAACGACCCAGTGTTTTGGCTACGGTAACGGGCGGTTCGGTCACCCGGAGCAAGATCGCGCAATCACCCTCCGCGAGGCCGCCATGCTGCAGACCTTCCCGCGTCGGTACAAGTTCTTGCGAGCGAAGGAAAAAGTTGTCTTTCACACGATGGGCAGATTGATTGGGAATGCCGTTCCTGTCAGATTGGGACATGCAATTGGCCGCTCATTCGTTGAACACGTCAACATGCTCGAACGCGACGCCTAGCTTTCTTAAGTCGCTTGGGAATGGCCAACGATGAAGCCCGGGGGGGGCTGGCACAGACTATGAAGAGTCAAGGTTCAGCGTTTCGCACGACGCGTACATTTCCACCTTCTGGACGACTTCCGTTTACAATCATGAATGCACTCCATTTCGTGACGGCTGAGATGAGGTAGCGTCTCTGAGGATTTGGGCTGACGCTTAGGAACGCTCGGTCGCTGCTCAGAAAAACTAATTCAACAACATGTTTCCAATTGGAAGCATAGCTGATGTGGAAGACGCCTCAATAGGTGTTATCACGTGCAAGATTGTCAATATTTGCCGCATTGGATTCAAAGAGCATTCTTCTTCTCCGCAGCGTGACTCACCAGAACAATGTGGAGTCTGAATTTTTGGCGATTGATCGCACACACCGTCGATGACATCAATACCATTCGGGGATCGGCAACACCTTCTCATTGTGAATTCTTTCCAGCTCCTCGTGGCTGACTCGCTATTCTTCTTCAGCACCGCGACCGCACATTGTTTTGAACGCATTGATGCGTTGATGGGCGATGCCCATCCTACTTGCTCAACAGTCATTGATTGGGCTCGTGTGCGCCCGGATTGAAGTTGTTGCATGGTGTTGGGAATTGTCACACAATGTGGACTGGGTATTCGCAAGGGGGCAATGGCCTAATTTGTGGACTCGTGGATTTTTCAGGTCGTATGGCATGTCTCTCGATCGCTTCAAGCGTTGTAGCGGTGAGACATAGCGGACGATGCCGACAGTGACTGTCGAAGGTAAGGTCTTTCATGAACGACAATAAGAGTACTCGGCGTGAACTGTTGGGGATGGGGATTCCGGCGCTTGCTGGCGCGGCCGTTTGTTCGAACTCTGGCATTGCCGCCGAGAAAACGGCAAACGCGGAGGATGTTTCCGAAGCGGTATCGGGGAAGGCGTGGGCTGAGCGGCGAAAGGTGGTCGAACGCAAGTGGCTGGATCTGTTGGGCGACTTTCCGACTCAGGTTCCAGATCTGCGAGTGGAGATGAAGGAAGTCGAACACAAGGACGGGATCACTCGGTATCACGTTAGCTTTCAGGCCGAAGACGATGATCGAGTCACCGCGTGGCTGCTGGTGCCTGATGCTGCGAAGAAGAAGCCGACACCGGCAATTATTTGCCTTCACAGTACGACCTGGGGTTCCGGCAAGGATCAAACGATCGGCCTGTCCGGGAAACGCCCGGTTGATCCTCCGCCAGATCCGCAGGCGGGCCGTCACTACGGTCTGACTCATGCCCAACACGGCTTCGTGACGCTCAGCATCGACGCACTTACGGATGGCGAGCGGATTGAACCCAAACGCCGAGTGATGGATACGCGCGGGTTTTATTTGAAGCATCCCGAATGGTCCATCGTCGGAAAAATGATCTGGGACTGCATGCGAAGCGTGGACTTTCTGCAAACTCTGGACTTCGTCACGCCGGATCAAATTGGCGTGACAGGCCTGTCGCTGGGCGGACACTATGCTCTGTTCGCGGCCGCGTTTGAACCTCGTATTACCGCGGCGGTACCGAACGGTGGCGTTCTGGATTGGCATCGCCACACGAGTTCATGGTCGCGCGTTCCGTCCGGCGATAATTGGCGTCCGTGGGAAGAAGGCGTCGACAAACCGACAAGCAGTGCGAAGCTTGAAAAGCGGTTCGGGTTTAAGACCAACAGCGGGCCGTACATCTACATCAAGAAGTTCCGCCCGTACATTGACGATCAGACTCGGCCACTGCCGGTGGACTTCAGCGAACTGATGGCGATGGTCGCCCCGCGCGCGTTGCTGGTGATTTCGACGGAGCAGGAATTTTACCGGCACAAGTTCTTCCAGAAGGTCCCGAAAGTTCTGGACGTCTACATCAACTGGCAGGAGACCGATGGTCTGCCGAGCGTTCTGAAGGCGAGGCAAGAGCTGCCGGGGTTCGCAGAAACGCTCGACTACTACGAAACTCAGCACAACATCAGCGAATCGACAATCGTGAAGCAGTTTGGCGAATTCGGTGCCGGAGACTGCTTCAGCTGGTTCTCATTCCCCGGCGGTCATGGCCTGCCCGGCGTCGCGCGACGAATGAGCTTCGCATGGTTTGACCGCTGGCTGGGCCGCACGATGTATTGATGCCGCCGCCGCAGTTGAGGCTCACCCGACATCGCCCCAACTGCGTCTGCAATTGGAATGAGCCGCGACATCGCGGTGGCCGCCTCTTTGAGTTGTCGGCGACCGCTATGCCAGTGGTTCGGTGGCCCGGCGGGTGCTGCGAAAGCGTCGGAGCGCCCTTCAACGGTCCGCACGTACGTTCCGACACGCTGGTTAAATATTGGAGCGATGCCCGCGTGCGCCTGCTGCGTTGCCGGGGAATTTTCGGCGATGAGAAATCTGGCATGCTGACGATTGACCGTGGATTTTCTCTGCGTTCGCCCTAAAATAGCGTTGAGATTGAGTCTCAGACGCAAGCTTTTCGAGGCCTCAATCTTTTGCCAGCCAGCCAGCGACACGCGAGCCAGCCAGCCTGAACCGTCCTCAATCCCCGGAACACGCTCCCGTCGTTCCGTCCCGCCCAAGAGTCTGGCAGAAAGAACTGGCAATGAGATTTTCCACGGCCCCCGTGCGCCGTCGCACCGCGTTTACTCTGATTGAACTGCTTGTTGTCATTGCGATCATCGCGATTTTAATTGCTCTGTTGCTGCCCGCTGTGCAACAGGCTCGCGAAGCCGCTCGACGCATTCAATGCAAGAACAACCTGCGGCAGATTGGCATCGCCTGCCACAACTATCATTCCACTTACGGCACGTTCGCCCCCGGCCGTCTGGTGTACGACGGCACGGATTCGACGGGATCCCCGACCAAAGTTGTAACGGGCTTTCTGGCGATGGTGCTGCCTCAGATGGAAGGCTCAAATCTTTACTACCAATACGATCAAAAGTTTGGCTTTGATGATCCGATCAATCAGGAGGCCGTCAATACAGTCGTGCCCGGATTTCTATGTCCGTCGGCTCCTGGCGAACGCATTACGCCAATTTACTCCGGCTGGAACATGGGCTGGACGACAAACGTCGCCGCTCTAACGGGCCAAACGGCCGCAGCAGCTGACTACTTCGGCGTTCGCGGCTTGCACTACCCGGACCAGACGGGCACGCACATTTGGGACGGCACGGCCGGCATCATGAACGAACGCGGAACAAAAATCGGACACATCACCGACGGTTCCAGCAACACCATTCTGTTGTTCGAAATGGCCGACAAGCCGCATCACTGGAAGCTTGGCAAACAGCAGGGAACGCCAACCAACGCTCAGTTTTATTCTCACGGTCCATGGGCCGGCAATAACGGCGTGGGCATCTACAATTGGAACGACGACGGAAGCAGTAAAGGCTGCGACAACTGTTCTAAGTTCATCAACGTCGACAATGAACTGTCACCGTACAGCTTCCATACCGGTATCGTAAACATCATGCTGGCGGATGGTTCGACTCGGTCCGTTTCAGAAAACATTGACGCTCAGACATTTATCGATCTGTGTCGAGCCACCGACGGCAACGTGATTGGCGAATATTGATCCTCGCTTAGGCGGCCAGGGCGGCGACTGCAACACAGCCAGCAGACGTGTTTAGCTTGTGTTGCTTCGTCGGATTTCGAACAATCACTGGCTTCTGATCGATGCGAATCGGTTTACGTTCGAAGTGGCTGTGTCAACGGGGCCTCACATGAAACGTTTCCTGCGGTGTCCCGATCGGGCCTGCCTGGTGATGCTGTTCGCCGTCAGTCTGTTAAGCGGGTCGGGAAGTCACGTCCGAGCACAAAGCGAGGCGTTGACCGATCAGGTCGATGCTGGTTTGGCTACGGCGTCGTCCAGCGCTGAAGCTTTGAAGACGGAAGAACGTGCGAACGATCGAACGGCGAATGCCATCGTTGAGTACGAGCTTTCGTTTTCGACGTTTTTGGGCGGTTCGGACTGGGAGCACGCTCGCGATGTCTTTGTCGACGACGCTCAGAACGTGTACATCGTCGGCGGAACGCAGTCGGACGACTTTCCCGTCACGGAAGGCGCCTTTCAGACGAAGCACGACATGGCAGGCCAGCAGATCGGCAGCGGAGGCTACTGTGACGCCTTCGTCTGCAAATTTGCCCCCGATGGCAAGTTGTTGTGGTCGACTCTTCTGGGCGGACCGAACTACGACCGCGCCTACGCCGTGGAAGTCGACAACGCCGGATACGTGTATGTCAGCGGGCGGGGCGGACCCGGGTTTCCGGTGACAGATGAATCCTTCCAGTCGGAATTCCGAGGCACCGATGCCGGCATCTACGGGATGCAGAATGGCTTTCTGTGCAAGCTTCAGCCGGACGGTTCCGCGCTGGATTGGTCCGCGTTTGTCGGCGTGGGTCAATTGTGTCGCGACGTGTCTGTTGATGCCGCCGGCGATGTTTATGTCGCGTTGCATTACGGCGGGAAAGGACCACTGCCGCCGAAGTCGTGGTTTGTGAATGCCTATCAGCCGACTCCCGCAGGCGACGTGGAAATCGGAGCGGTCAAGATCGCGGGCGATGGAAGTCGTGTCCATTGGGCGACGTGGTTCGGCGGTTCTGGGAAAGAAACATCAAACTGTGGACTACGTCTTGACCAGCAGAACAACGTCTACCTGAACTTCACGACCCAGTCTTCCGACATGCCCACAACGATCGGAGCTCACGATCGAACCTACAACGGAAACGACGACGCATTCATCGCGAAGCTAAGTTCCGACGGATCGAAGCTGCTGTTTGGCACCTACTTTGGCGGCAGCGAAATGGAGGAAGGCAACAGCACCCACAATCTGTGCGTTGATAATCACGGAAACGCGTACCTGTCCACCATCACCACCAGTCGCGATTTGCCGACCACGGCAGGAGCCTGGCAAACGAAAATGGCTGGCGGACAGAACGAAATCGCGCTCGCAAAGTTTTCAGCGGACGCCGGGGCTCTACTGAGCTGCACCTATGTGGGCGGCACTTCCGACGAAGAACCCGACGGGATCTACACGGACAAGGCGGGCAACGTGTTCTTCACTGGTAAGACGTCATCGGCCGATTTCCCCGTCACGCCCGGTGCTGTTCAGTCGCAGCGATCGGGGCAGTACGACGCGACGCTGGTTCTGCTGTCCGCTGATTTTTCCACGCTGAAGTACAGCACGTTTTTAGGGGGTGAGAACTACGACTACGGTCGATCCGGTTTTCTTGACCATCATGGCAACCTGTTTGTCACGGGATCAATCAATGGCCCCGGGTGGCCAGCGAAGAATGCTCACCAACCACACTTCGCAGGTGGCGGCGGCGGCAAGGAACTCTGCTACGAAGGCGGCTGCTACGCTGGCGACGTGATCCTCAGCAAACTGGTGCGAAAGAAAAAGTAGCCAACCACCGAACCCACGTTGTGGCACTTGCCCGCTTCATTCGCTTCGGCAGAAAAGAAGCGTGACGTGGAGTGCAATCATGGATGCATGTTTGTTTGGTGAGCGTGCCCGGCGTTGGAGCGACATGCGAGCGAAACCCCGGGCTTCCTTCACTTCGCTAAGTCCCCGCTGCCACGCCAAAAATCAAGCATCCATGAACGTCGCCACGACGCGTGCAGCGACGCGGCTGATTGGCGGCTACGTTGCTGCCTGTTAGGATGAAGCCCGTGTCGACCAGAGTCACTGTAGTCTGACAAACGGCTTTCGCCATGCCCCGCTTCATCGTATCTCTTATCGCGGCAGCAGTCCTGATTGGGCTGCTTGTGTATTCGCAGCAGACCAGCGGGCCGCTTGTTGTGTCCGGCTTTATCGAAGCTGACGAAATCCGCGTGGGCTCGCGCGTTGGTGGGCGAGTACTAAACGTTCTGGTTTCCGAGGGCCAGACGGTTGCGACCGATCAAGTGCTGGTCCAGCTCGAACCGTTCGACCTGCTCGAACGCAAGGCCGAGGCCGAGCAAATGGTGGCGGTCGCGAGTGCCGCTCATGACAAGCTGGTCGCGGGGTCGCGGCCGGAAGAAGTTGGTCAGGCAGAAGCTCGCGTGAGGCAGATCCAGGCCGGGCTCGATTTGCTGAACAACGGACCTCGACCACAGGAAATCGCCGCCGCGGAAGCCGACGTTCGACTGGCGGAAGCCAAACTAGCACTGGCTAAGAAGGTCTATCACCGCGTCGAAACGCTGTTTGGAAAACAGGCCGCCGACAAAAGCGACCTGGACGAATCAGCCACAAAGCTAAGCGTCGCTCTAGCCGCCGTCGATTCACGCATTGAGCAACTGGCTTTGCTAAAGGAAGGCTCGCGAGCGGAAGACAAAGCACGGGCGAAAGCTCAGTTGGATGAAGCGAAACAACAGCTGGCTCTTCAGAAGAACGGTTTTCGTGCGGAAGAAATTCGAGAAGCGAAGGCCAGGCTGGACGCGGCGAGTGCTTCACTGCGAATCATCGAACGACAGCTTGATGAATTGCAAATCGTGAGTCCCGCCGACGCTGTTGTCGAAGCCATCGAACTGCAACCGGGAGACCTGGTGTCGCCGAACGCCCCCGCGATCTCACTGGTGAATTCAGAATTGCTGTGGGTGCGAGCCTACGTGCCGGAAGATCATCTCAATCTGCAGACCGGCCAAGCAGTGGATGTGAAAGTCGACAGTTTTCCGGACCGCACCTTCGCTGGTGAAGTCGTCTTTGTGGCGAGGCAGGCGGAATTTACGCCGGCAAATGTTCAAACACCGGAAGAACGATCGAAGCAGGTCTTTCGCATCAAAGTCCGGCTGGTGGAAGGCCTGGACGTGCTGCGACCTGGCATGGCGGCCGACGTCATTCTTTCCAGCGAAGGCAACCCGGCGTGACTCAGCCCGTCATCGAAGTGGATGGACTGACGCGACGGTTTGGCACCTTCACCGCCGTTCGCGACGTCAGGTTTCAGGTGGAACGAGGTTCGATTTTCGGACTGCTCGGCCCCAACGGCAGCGGCAAGTCAACGATTATTCGCATGCTGTGTGGCGTGCTTTCGCCCAGCGATGGACGAGCGTCGGTACTGGGTTTCGATGCCGCCACTGAAGCCGAGCAGATCAAACGCCGCATCGGCTACATGTCTCAAAAATTCAGCCTGTACACAGATCTCAGCGTGCGGGAGAACCTTCATTTCTATGGGCGAATCTACGGTCTCGATCCGATTCGACTGCAGCGCCGGTTTGACGACGTTGTCGAACTCACGGGCATTGGCGACCGATTGGATCAGTTGGCAGGCACGCTGTCCGGCGGCTGGAAGCAGCGACTGGCGTTGGCAGGTTCGTTGATCCACGAACCCGACGTCATCTTTCTGGACGAACCCACCGCCGGCATCGACCCCGTTGCCCGGCGGCAGCTTTGGGACTTGCTGTTTGAACTGTCTGGCAAGGGCGTGACGCTGTTCGTGACGACGCACTACATGGACGAAGCCGAACGATGCACGGATGTCGGCTACATCTACAATTCCAGGCTGCTGGTCTGCGGAAAGCCGGACGAACTCAAACAACTGCCTGATGTCACGCCCACTGGAACTCAGCGATGGGAACTGGAAGTCAACCATCCGGCCACTCACCTGCAGCAGCTGAGATCTCTGGAAGGTGTCCGAGACGCCACGCTGTTCGGCCAGACGATTCACGTGTTGTCTGACGACGCGACATCGCCGCCTACAATGATTGACCACCTTGGCCTGCCTCCGTCTGAGGTGGAAGCACGCAGCATCACGCCGTCATTGGAAGACGTGTTCGTGACGCTCAGCCGCGCCGCCGAGCGTGGCGAAATCATTGAACAGCCGGCAGTGTCGCCCGAACCAGTTCCCGCCGAGCCTGTCGCAGACGACGATTCCGTCCCGAAGGCATCACCGGCAAAGGCATTCGACGAGCGCCCTTTGCAAAAGAAGCGAGGCACATTCGCGGGATTCGCCGCCGTGTTTCTGAAGGAGTTCTCACACATTCGCCGTGAGCCAGCGACGCTGTTTTTTGCGTTTGTGGTACCGGTGATGCAGACCATCGTTTTCGGCATCGCCATCAACACAGAAATCGAAGACATCCCCACCGTGGTGTTCGACCTGGACGGGCGCAGCCATGCGCGCGAACTGAAAGACGCGTTTCGGAATACGAATACGTTTACCATCGTCGAACGAGTGCTAAACGAGGAAGCGTTCGACCGAGCACTCACGTCAGGCCGCGCGAAGGTGGGAGTGCGAATTCCGGCCGACTACAGCGATCGCTTGTTGGCCGGTCAACAGACGCAGGTGCAGGTGTTGATCGACGGCAGTGATTCGCAGGTCGCCACCACGGCGCTAAACACGGCCAATCTGCTGGCAATGAATCTGTCGATCGGTCGAGCCAAAGCACTGGCCGACACAATGCCCGTCGTCCCTGCTCGAGACGAAACAGGGGCGACGGCGCTGCCCATTCAGATTCGCACTCGGCTGCTGTACAACCCGAATCTCGAAAGCTCGCACTTTTTCGTGCCTGGCCTGGTGGGAATCATTCTGCAACTAGTCACGCTGTTTCTGACAGCCTTCGCCATCGTGCGCGAACGAGAACTGGGGACTCTGGAACAGTTGTTCGTGACACCAGTTAGCCGAGCGGGCTTGTTGCTGGGAAAGCTGGCTCCGTACGCTTTGCTGGCGTTTGGTGAAACACTTATCGTGATGAACGTGATGGTATTTCTGTTCGACGTCCCGATCCGCGGCGATATCGGTCTGCTGCTGATGCTGTCGTTTCTGTTCCTGCTATGTGCCCTCGGACTGGGCCTGTTCGTGTCAACGATCTCGAAGACGCAGCTGCAGGCATTTCAGTTTGCCTTCATCATTATGCTGCCGTCCGTGCTGTTGTCTGGATTCATGTTTCCGCGCAGCCAAATGCCCGGCCCTATTTACATCGCGACGTTTGCCATCCCGGTGACGTACTACCTGGAAATTCTGCGAGCAATCGTATTGCGCGGAGCGGACCTGATTGACGTTTTGCCATCCGTGCTGGGGCTCGGTATTTCCACCGTGCTGATTCTGGCTCTCAGCCTGATGCGATTCCGCAAGCAACTGGCGTGATGGCAACCTCCTGCACCGAAATTCGCCGTAGCCGCCGATGGGACGATTTACCTGCGGCTAGCGTCGTGCGGCTGACGAATTTCTGGGCGAATTTCGAATTGCACGACAGAGCTCAGGGCCGTGCTCGGCATGAATTGAGGCGTGCCACGGACTTGGCTGGTGCCCTACCTCGACGAAAACGATGGCAGAGCCGGTAGCACTTAATCTCTCAGGATCTGGCCGGCATGGCATTGGTTACGTTTGTAATCGGCCGGAGACTGTCCGGTGTTACACGATGTTATGGCAGTGGGTGTGGTTGTGCGATGGGGCCTTCGGGACCATGAACGTAGTTGGAATACGGCAACTGCACGGGGACCAGACCACGCCCGTCAGCGAGCGGAACTTCTGTCATGACACTCGTGAGCGGCACGTTGGCACGAATCGGGATGTCACCGATTTCCAGTCCTGAGTCAGAAACCCAGCCGAGGTTGCGGTCGGCATTAAGGTCCGACGAATATCGAAGAGCATCTTCCACATCGGGATTCGTGCGAGCTTCAATCAACTGATGGTAGAGCGTTGCCGTGACGTTCTTCCATGGCTCAGCAAACACGGGAATACCGTTCGTTACTCCGTTGCTGAACCGTTCCGAATACACACTTACCGCAAAATAGACTTTGCTGCCATTGGCGATTTCGACAGACCCGTGATAGCCGCCCATCCCTGATCGGGAATCGACTTCGTCTAACTCCGAGCCGGTTTCATACGTTCGTGAGCGGGACGCGGTGCTGGCCTGTGAGGAGTTTGCGGCTTGAGCGTCCGTCGTCAGAAGGGTGCCGGGTGGTAGTATAAAATTGAAGACCGTGTTTTCCAGGTCGTACGAATTCAGCAGGCCCTTTCGGTACAGATAAGTTGCGTAGTTCTGAATGTCGCCGCGTGTTACGGTCGTCGGCGTATAGCCCACAAGCGGGTGTGACGGCAACGGGGTCGAGCGGATCGATTGGTTGTCATAGTACTGCAGCAGCACGTTGTTCAAATGCTCGTCTCGCATCGCGGCTGCGAGGCTTCCATCGATCAACTCAACGTCTGCCGCAGACCAGTCTGTGTCGCCGCTGACGTAAAGATTCACGTAGAACAGATCGCGAATAATCTTGCCGCCTCGATACTTCAGGTCGTCGCTCGGCGATTCGGTCGCGCCGTCCAACAGTTGCTGGCGTCGGTAACCGTTTCCTGACGCCTGGACAAACGCGCCGCGCTGACTTCGGGTTTGTGAGCCTCGCGTATTTTCGCCGTTTGCTCGAGAATATCCGACCGCTCGGACAGCCAGCGAACCACCGCGCGGCGGCAAGGGCCATGGACTCCAGAATTCGGTCGGATCCTCGCCAGGTTCTGTCGGCGCAGGGTTGGGATGGGTGACAGGAATTGTCGGAGTTGTGTCCGGATCCGGGACGGGAACGCCGGGTGGGTATGGCGATGTGCCGGGATACGGTGAAGGATTCCAAACAATCGGCGCACCGCCTGGCCCGCCGGGCATTCCCGGATAGCCAACGTTGTACCAGGGCAGTCCACCAGGAAAAGCGCGCGGGTTGTAGAACCCAAATGGCTGACCAGCGTACCCGTTCGGAAATCTGCCCGGCCCGACCATTGGGCCGCATCCGACCAGCAGAATGAACGCGCAGCAACATCCCAGCAGCAATTGCGGTGGAGAAATCTTCATGATATTTGAAGTAGCAGCAGGAGAGAGAGGATGCTGCGATTTGGAGTTGACGCAATCGTTGTCGGTGAGTGCCGCAACGCTTTGGGTCGCTGAGAAACCAGATCACAACCAGGAGACTTTTGGCCCGCGACATAGACAACCGTC
This DNA window, taken from Fuerstiella marisgermanici, encodes the following:
- a CDS encoding DUF262 domain-containing protein codes for the protein MAPSVDQMPIDDEAENAELQEQVKLAETQIVEQSKRIEYYLTDYSVELLAMKMGNGQFVIPSYQRDDTWEDDRKSRFIESLLMGLPIPFLFFWEKSDGRLEVVDGSQRLRTIAQFLNGELEIGELTQLTELTGLRFQDLPESRQLKIKNRSIRGIILNEHADEQARFDIFERINTGSKIANKAEVRRGALAGPFLELVIELAQDDLFVKLAPVPQMGVSLRKREEMVTRFFAYSDLYASGFTDYNDRPAEYLFEYAKGKNEELQDKKRVKAFKKRFNETMKFIDKTFPYGFRKSATATQTYYTRFESIAVGSFLAISKKPELKKAPPDVGCWITGDQFKEYSKSGSSNVKRRMKDRFEFVRDKLTEG
- a CDS encoding MAE_28990/MAE_18760 family HEPN-like nuclease, with the translated sequence MDTTQFEDRVVEIESYIDLLKVVESAAQSGPPEIGNSAITTCQQRMLYSSVYLHLYNLVEATATWCTSAVTEATAAGQAWKLEQLDSAVRREWLRTNLRTHTQLNPSNRLSTSFVVCESILNGAPIEEWGIERGGGGNWDDGAIENISERVGCVLKIATATKSAAKRPFRDDKNAFQYVKELRNKLAHGSISFEQSGENVTVQDLVDLKNRTVNYLREVLQSFENYVASHMYLESGARHSLAGSP
- a CDS encoding DNA cytosine methyltransferase — protein: MITCVDLFCGVGGLTHGLAKAGIDVVAGFDTDALCEYAYESNNDATFVREDVGALVGKDIRALWDKDTTTLLAGCAPCQPFSTYSRASRKDKPDEKWELVRHFSRLVGEAKPDLVTMENVAQIVRHDVFQEFLESLAGYSIWHSVVECRAFGVPQTRKRLVLLASKLGPIKMSRPNPSAGKATVATAISRLPQLAAGESDCKDPLHHACNLSAINLKRIRASQPGGTWRDWPVSLRANCHKQEAGETYPSVYGRMQWDEPAPTITTQCFGYGNGRFGHPEQDRAITLREAAMLQTFPRRYKFLRAKEKVVFHTMGRLIGNAVPVRLGHAIGRSFVEHVNMLERDA
- a CDS encoding alpha/beta hydrolase family protein, giving the protein MNDNKSTRRELLGMGIPALAGAAVCSNSGIAAEKTANAEDVSEAVSGKAWAERRKVVERKWLDLLGDFPTQVPDLRVEMKEVEHKDGITRYHVSFQAEDDDRVTAWLLVPDAAKKKPTPAIICLHSTTWGSGKDQTIGLSGKRPVDPPPDPQAGRHYGLTHAQHGFVTLSIDALTDGERIEPKRRVMDTRGFYLKHPEWSIVGKMIWDCMRSVDFLQTLDFVTPDQIGVTGLSLGGHYALFAAAFEPRITAAVPNGGVLDWHRHTSSWSRVPSGDNWRPWEEGVDKPTSSAKLEKRFGFKTNSGPYIYIKKFRPYIDDQTRPLPVDFSELMAMVAPRALLVISTEQEFYRHKFFQKVPKVLDVYINWQETDGLPSVLKARQELPGFAETLDYYETQHNISESTIVKQFGEFGAGDCFSWFSFPGGHGLPGVARRMSFAWFDRWLGRTMY
- a CDS encoding DUF1559 domain-containing protein; the protein is MRFSTAPVRRRTAFTLIELLVVIAIIAILIALLLPAVQQAREAARRIQCKNNLRQIGIACHNYHSTYGTFAPGRLVYDGTDSTGSPTKVVTGFLAMVLPQMEGSNLYYQYDQKFGFDDPINQEAVNTVVPGFLCPSAPGERITPIYSGWNMGWTTNVAALTGQTAAAADYFGVRGLHYPDQTGTHIWDGTAGIMNERGTKIGHITDGSSNTILLFEMADKPHHWKLGKQQGTPTNAQFYSHGPWAGNNGVGIYNWNDDGSSKGCDNCSKFINVDNELSPYSFHTGIVNIMLADGSTRSVSENIDAQTFIDLCRATDGNVIGEY